In Fusobacterium hwasookii, a single window of DNA contains:
- a CDS encoding V-type ATP synthase subunit I has protein sequence MAIVKMKKFKLFALEKDRKPLLKELQKFDYVHFVKTTNKENDDLKEIQIPENISLLKEKSQKIKWMINYFLKLFPTDARKEISNSSIDHLLFVQIEQQADKYDFNKDYQTLDRINKEIEENKEELLNLEIRKKEIESWRNIKEPIENLKSFKTAKIFLGTVPKKSFESLKDSLKKFDKVYMEDIFQDTTMINLMVIGSKLEEREIRNQLKTHSFTEFDFNFKGTFEEEFEKIKLREEELKQANEKLKNTAERLLKIIPKLKIQDNYFDNLLQRENVVSNFRKTDTVDIIEGYIPADMEYEFQKLITRISNRNSYLEISDVDKDNPEVPILLKNSGLTGLFASITQMYALPRYNEIDPTPILSLFYWVFFGMMVADFAYGLILCLVSGIALMVGNFNESTRKFLKFFFALSFSTMIWGLLYGSAFGDLIKLPTQVLDSLKDFMSILILSVIFGAVHLVMGLAIKAYILIKNGHFMDAVYDVFLWYLTLASLIMLILAGKFGFSEITKNILLVCTLVGMLGIVAFGARDAETLVGRIGGGIYSLYGITSYIGDFVSYLRLMALGLAGGFIAVAINIIVKMLVSGGILGIILGIVVFAFGQSFNIFLSFLSAYVHTSRLMYVEFFSKFYEGGGKAFKKFRV, from the coding sequence ATGGCAATAGTTAAAATGAAAAAATTTAAATTATTTGCTCTTGAAAAAGATAGAAAGCCTTTATTGAAAGAATTACAGAAATTTGATTATGTCCATTTTGTTAAAACCACAAATAAGGAAAATGATGATTTAAAAGAGATTCAAATTCCTGAAAATATAAGTCTGCTTAAAGAAAAAAGTCAAAAAATTAAGTGGATGATTAATTATTTTTTAAAACTTTTTCCTACTGATGCTAGGAAAGAAATTTCAAACAGCTCCATTGACCACTTACTTTTTGTACAAATAGAACAACAAGCAGATAAATACGATTTTAATAAAGATTATCAAACTTTAGATAGAATAAATAAGGAAATAGAAGAGAATAAAGAAGAACTTCTAAACTTAGAAATTAGAAAAAAAGAAATAGAAAGTTGGAGAAATATAAAAGAGCCTATTGAAAATTTAAAATCTTTTAAAACGGCAAAAATATTTTTAGGTACTGTGCCAAAGAAAAGTTTTGAAAGTTTGAAAGATAGTTTAAAGAAATTTGATAAGGTATATATGGAAGATATTTTTCAAGATACGACTATGATAAATTTAATGGTTATAGGTTCAAAACTAGAAGAAAGGGAAATTAGAAATCAACTAAAAACTCATAGTTTTACAGAATTTGATTTTAATTTCAAAGGAACTTTTGAAGAAGAATTTGAAAAAATAAAATTAAGAGAAGAAGAATTAAAACAAGCTAATGAGAAATTAAAAAATACAGCAGAAAGACTTTTAAAAATTATTCCAAAATTAAAGATTCAAGATAATTATTTTGATAACTTATTACAAAGAGAAAATGTTGTAAGTAATTTTAGGAAAACTGATACAGTAGATATTATAGAAGGTTATATACCAGCAGATATGGAATATGAATTTCAAAAACTTATTACAAGAATTTCAAATAGAAATAGTTATTTAGAGATTTCAGATGTAGATAAGGATAATCCAGAAGTGCCAATTTTATTAAAAAATTCTGGTTTAACTGGTTTGTTTGCTTCTATTACTCAAATGTATGCACTACCAAGATATAATGAAATAGACCCTACACCAATATTATCATTATTTTATTGGGTATTTTTTGGAATGATGGTAGCAGATTTTGCCTATGGCTTAATATTATGCTTAGTATCAGGTATTGCATTAATGGTGGGAAATTTTAATGAATCAACTAGAAAATTTTTAAAATTTTTCTTTGCATTAAGTTTTTCAACTATGATATGGGGATTACTTTATGGTAGTGCCTTTGGTGATTTAATTAAATTGCCAACTCAAGTTTTAGATTCATTAAAAGATTTTATGTCTATTTTAATATTATCAGTAATATTTGGTGCAGTCCATTTGGTAATGGGCTTAGCTATAAAAGCATATATTCTTATAAAAAATGGACATTTTATGGATGCTGTATATGATGTTTTCTTATGGTATTTGACTTTAGCAAGTTTAATTATGCTTATTCTTGCAGGAAAATTTGGATTTAGTGAAATCACCAAAAATATTCTTTTAGTTTGTACTCTTGTTGGAATGTTAGGAATTGTCGCCTTTGGTGCAAGAGATGCAGAAACTTTGGTAGGAAGAATAGGTGGAGGAATTTATTCACTATATGGAATTACTTCATATATAGGAGATTTTGTTTCTTATTTAAGACTTATGGCATTGGGCTTAGCAGGAGGTTTTATAGCAGTTGCTATAAATATCATTGTAAAAATGCTAGTAAGTGGAGGAATACTTGGAATTATACTTGGAATAGTTGTATTTGCCTTTGGGCAATCATTTAATATATTTTTAAGTTTCTTATCTGCATATGTACATACTTCAAGACTTATGTATGTAGAATTTTTCTCTAAATTCTATGAAGGTGGGGGAAAGGCATTTAAAAAATTCAGGGTGTAA
- a CDS encoding thiamine phosphate synthase, producing MINKIKLNIISNRKLCENKNLERQIERIFLAYEKKIILKNFEIVSLTLREKDLDKNECLNLVEKIYPICKKYKINLILHQNYDLNLDDRYMIEGLHLSYEIFKSLNKNIREDLIKKYKRIGVSIHSLDEAKEVENLGASYVVAGHIFETDCKKGLESRGLKFVEELSSILTIPIFAIGGIDEKNSQSVIDSGAFSVCMMSSLMKY from the coding sequence ATGATAAATAAAATTAAATTAAATATCATTAGTAATAGAAAATTATGTGAGAATAAAAATCTTGAAAGGCAAATTGAAAGAATTTTTTTAGCTTATGAGAAAAAAATAATTTTAAAAAATTTTGAGATTGTTTCACTTACTCTAAGAGAAAAAGATTTAGATAAAAATGAATGTTTAAACTTAGTAGAAAAAATCTATCCTATCTGTAAAAAATATAAGATAAATTTAATTTTACATCAAAATTATGATTTAAACTTAGATGACAGATATATGATTGAGGGGCTTCATTTAAGTTATGAGATTTTTAAGTCTTTAAATAAAAATATTAGGGAAGATCTTATAAAAAAATATAAAAGAATAGGAGTATCTATACATAGCCTTGATGAAGCTAAAGAAGTAGAGAATTTAGGAGCAAGCTATGTAGTTGCAGGACATATATTTGAGACAGATTGTAAAAAAGGTTTAGAGTCAAGAGGTTTAAAATTTGTTGAAGAATTATCATCTATATTAACTATTCCAATATTTGCAATAGGTGGAATAGATGAAAAAAATTCTCAATCTGTTATAGATAGTGGTGCTTTCTCAGTATGTATGATGTCAAGTTTAATGAAATATTAA
- the thiH gene encoding 2-iminoacetate synthase ThiH, producing MDLENINSDIIDRVISEMNSYNYNSFSDEDIREALNKDYLSIRDFQALLSPKAMNYLEEIAKKAKEYRERYFGNSVYIFTPLYISNYCDNYCVYCGFNSHNKIKRARLDFEQIEAELKEIAKTGLKEILILTGESERYSNIEYIGEACKLARKYFNNVGIEIYPVNVKDYEYLNSCGADYVTIFQETYNNEKYKKLHLEGHKKVFSYRFNSQERALMANMRGVAFGALLGLDDFRKDAFSTGYHAYFLQKKYPHAEISISCPRLRPVINNLKIEKEIVTEKELFQIICAYRLFLPFANITISTRENPKFRDNVIKIAATKISAGVDTGIGAHSEHSNKKGDEQFEIADKRTVSEIFEKIKTEDLQPVMNDYIYLKD from the coding sequence ATGGATTTAGAAAATATCAACTCAGATATTATAGATAGAGTAATAAGTGAAATGAATAGTTATAACTATAATTCTTTTTCAGATGAAGATATAAGGGAAGCCTTGAATAAAGATTATTTATCTATAAGAGATTTTCAAGCACTTTTATCCCCTAAGGCCATGAATTATCTTGAAGAAATAGCAAAGAAGGCTAAAGAATATAGAGAAAGATATTTTGGAAATTCTGTCTATATATTCACACCTCTATATATTTCAAATTATTGTGATAATTACTGTGTTTACTGTGGTTTTAATTCACATAATAAGATAAAAAGAGCTAGACTAGATTTTGAGCAAATAGAAGCTGAATTAAAAGAGATAGCAAAAACAGGTTTGAAAGAAATTCTTATACTTACAGGGGAAAGTGAGAGATATTCCAATATTGAATATATAGGGGAAGCCTGTAAATTGGCTAGGAAATATTTTAATAATGTAGGAATTGAAATATATCCAGTAAATGTAAAAGATTATGAGTATCTAAATTCTTGTGGTGCGGACTATGTAACAATTTTTCAAGAAACATATAACAATGAAAAATATAAGAAATTGCATTTAGAAGGACATAAGAAAGTTTTTTCATATAGATTTAATTCACAAGAAAGAGCTTTGATGGCTAATATGAGAGGCGTTGCCTTTGGAGCTTTATTAGGTTTAGATGATTTTAGAAAAGATGCTTTTTCAACTGGTTACCATGCTTATTTCTTACAAAAAAAGTATCCTCATGCTGAAATTTCTATTTCTTGCCCAAGATTAAGACCTGTTATTAATAATTTAAAAATAGAGAAAGAAATTGTCACAGAAAAAGAATTATTCCAAATTATATGTGCATATAGATTATTTTTACCCTTTGCAAATATAACAATATCAACAAGAGAAAATCCTAAGTTTAGAGATAATGTAATAAAAATAGCTGCGACTAAAATATCAGCAGGAGTTGATACTGGAATAGGAGCTCACAGCGAACATTCAAATAAAAAAGGTGATGAACAATTTGAAATAGCTGATAAAAGAACTGTGTCAGAGATATTTGAAAAAATAAAAACTGAGGATTTACAACCTGTGATGAATGACTATATTTATTTAAAGGACTGA
- a CDS encoding thiazole synthase, whose product MKDSFKLGNKEFNSRFILGSGKYSNELINSAINHAGAEIVTVAMRRAVSGVQENILDYIPKNITLLPNTSGARNAEEAVKIARLARECTQGNFIKIEVIKDSKYLLPDNYETIKATEILAKEGFIVMPYMYPDLNVARALRDAGASCIMPLAAPIGSNRGLITKEFIQILIDEIDLPIIVDAGIGKPSQACEAMEMGVTAIMANTAIATASDIPRMAQAFKYAIQAGRDAYLAKLGRVLENGASASSPLTGFLNGED is encoded by the coding sequence ATGAAAGATAGTTTTAAACTTGGAAATAAAGAATTTAATTCAAGATTTATCCTTGGTTCAGGTAAGTATTCAAATGAATTAATAAACAGTGCTATTAATCATGCAGGAGCAGAGATAGTAACTGTTGCAATGAGAAGGGCTGTCAGTGGAGTTCAAGAAAATATCTTAGATTATATTCCTAAGAATATAACTTTACTTCCTAATACTTCTGGTGCAAGAAATGCCGAAGAAGCAGTGAAGATAGCAAGACTTGCAAGGGAATGCACTCAGGGAAATTTTATTAAAATTGAAGTAATAAAAGATAGTAAATATCTTTTGCCAGATAACTATGAAACTATAAAAGCAACTGAAATATTAGCAAAAGAAGGCTTTATTGTAATGCCATATATGTATCCAGATTTGAATGTTGCAAGAGCTTTAAGAGATGCAGGAGCTAGTTGTATTATGCCACTAGCAGCACCAATAGGTTCTAATAGAGGGCTAATAACAAAAGAGTTTATACAAATTTTAATAGATGAGATAGATTTACCTATAATAGTTGATGCAGGTATAGGAAAGCCTTCACAAGCCTGTGAAGCAATGGAAATGGGAGTAACTGCTATTATGGCTAATACTGCAATAGCAACAGCAAGTGATATTCCAAGAATGGCACAGGCTTTTAAGTATGCAATACAAGCTGGGAGAGATGCCTATCTTGCTAAATTAGGTAGAGTTTTAGAAAATGGTGCCTCTGCCTCTTCACCACTTACAGGCTTTTTAAATGGGGAGGACTAA
- the thiF gene encoding sulfur carrier protein ThiS adenylyltransferase ThiF has translation MDLKEEDLFKRNVKDIAKKLKKAKVCILGLGGLGSNVAVLLARAGIGCLKLIDFDVVEASNLNRQQYRISHIGMKKTKAIKNILKEINPFVEVEVLDIEVDRENILSVVEDIEIVVEAFDRAETKAMTIEELLTSGNKILVSASGMAGIGSANEIITRKVRDNFYLIGDNYSDYEEYSGIMSTRVMICAAHQANIVLRLILGEENER, from the coding sequence ATGGACTTAAAAGAAGAAGATTTATTTAAAAGAAATGTAAAAGACATAGCTAAAAAATTAAAAAAGGCAAAAGTTTGTATTTTAGGTTTGGGCGGCTTAGGCTCAAATGTAGCTGTTTTACTTGCAAGAGCAGGAATAGGCTGCTTAAAATTAATTGATTTTGATGTAGTTGAAGCAAGCAATTTGAATAGACAACAATATAGAATATCTCATATAGGAATGAAAAAAACAAAAGCTATAAAAAATATTCTAAAAGAAATTAATCCTTTTGTAGAAGTTGAAGTTTTAGATATAGAAGTAGATAGAGAAAATATATTATCTGTAGTTGAAGATATAGAAATTGTTGTAGAGGCTTTTGATAGAGCTGAAACAAAGGCTATGACAATAGAAGAATTATTGACAAGTGGGAATAAGATACTTGTATCTGCCTCAGGAATGGCAGGTATAGGCTCAGCCAATGAAATTATTACAAGAAAAGTTAGAGATAATTTCTATTTGATAGGAGATAACTATTCTGACTATGAAGAATACTCAGGTATTATGTCAACTAGAGTTATGATTTGTGCTGCCCACCAAGCAAATATAGTTTTAAGATTAATATTAGGAGAAGAAAATGAAAGATAG
- the thiS gene encoding sulfur carrier protein ThiS — protein sequence MAEINGKYEEINNVNLLDYLIENKYRLDRVVVDYNGDIVKKADFSKINIKNTDKIEIVCFVGGG from the coding sequence ATGGCAGAAATCAATGGAAAATATGAAGAGATAAATAATGTTAATTTACTAGATTATCTAATAGAAAATAAATATAGACTGGATAGAGTTGTTGTTGACTACAATGGAGATATAGTAAAAAAAGCAGACTTTTCAAAAATTAATATAAAAAATACAGATAAGATAGAAATTGTGTGTTTTGTTGGTGGAGGCTAA
- the thiC gene encoding phosphomethylpyrimidine synthase ThiC codes for MYKTQMEAAKKGILTKEMKNIAESEAMDEKILMQRVASGEIAIPANKNHSSLIAKGVGTGLSTKINVNLGISKDCPDVDKELEKVKVAIDMKADAIMDLSSFGKTEEFRKKLIAMSTAMVGTVPVYDAIGFYDKELKDIKAEEFLDVVRKHAEDGVDFVTIHAGLNREAVELFKRNERITNIVSRGGSLMYAWMELNNAENPFYENFDKLLDICEEYDMTISLGDALRPGCLNDATDACQIKELITLGELTKRAWKRNVQIIIEGPGHMAIDEIEANVKLEKKLCHNAPFYVLGPLVTDIAPGYDHITSAIGGAIAAAAGVDFLCYVTPAEHLRLPNLDDMKEGIIASRIAAHAADISKKVPKAIDWDNRMAKYRADIDWEGMFSEAIDEEKARRYRKESTPENEDTCTMCGKMCSMRTMKKIMSGEDLNILK; via the coding sequence ATGTATAAAACACAAATGGAAGCTGCTAAAAAAGGAATTTTAACAAAGGAAATGAAAAATATTGCTGAAAGTGAAGCTATGGATGAAAAAATTTTAATGCAGAGAGTAGCAAGTGGAGAGATTGCTATACCAGCTAATAAAAATCATAGTTCTCTTATAGCAAAAGGAGTTGGAACAGGTTTATCTACAAAGATAAATGTAAATTTAGGAATATCTAAAGATTGTCCTGATGTGGATAAGGAATTGGAAAAAGTAAAGGTTGCCATAGACATGAAGGCAGATGCAATAATGGATTTAAGTTCATTTGGTAAGACAGAAGAATTTAGAAAAAAATTAATTGCTATGTCAACAGCTATGGTTGGAACAGTTCCTGTATATGATGCCATAGGTTTCTATGATAAGGAATTGAAGGATATAAAAGCAGAAGAATTTTTAGATGTGGTAAGAAAACATGCAGAAGATGGAGTGGATTTTGTTACTATTCATGCAGGATTAAATAGAGAAGCAGTGGAACTTTTCAAAAGAAATGAAAGAATAACTAATATTGTTTCAAGAGGAGGTTCTCTTATGTATGCTTGGATGGAACTTAACAATGCAGAAAATCCATTCTATGAAAACTTTGATAAACTTCTTGATATCTGTGAAGAATATGATATGACAATAAGTTTAGGAGATGCATTGAGACCAGGTTGCTTAAATGATGCAACAGATGCTTGTCAAATAAAAGAGCTAATAACATTGGGAGAGTTAACTAAAAGAGCTTGGAAAAGAAATGTACAGATAATAATTGAAGGACCAGGACATATGGCAATAGATGAAATAGAAGCAAATGTAAAGTTAGAAAAGAAACTTTGTCACAATGCCCCTTTCTATGTACTAGGGCCATTGGTAACAGATATTGCTCCAGGTTACGACCATATCACTTCAGCCATTGGTGGAGCAATAGCTGCAGCTGCTGGAGTTGATTTTCTATGTTATGTAACACCAGCAGAACATTTAAGATTGCCAAACTTAGATGATATGAAGGAAGGAATAATTGCTTCTCGTATTGCTGCTCATGCTGCTGATATCAGTAAAAAAGTTCCAAAGGCAATAGATTGGGATAATAGAATGGCAAAATATAGAGCAGATATAGATTGGGAAGGAATGTTCTCAGAGGCAATAGATGAAGAAAAGGCTAGAAGATATAGAAAAGAATCTACTCCTGAAAATGAAGATACATGTACTATGTGTGGAAAAATGTGTTCTATGAGAACTATGAAAAAAATAATGTCAGGTGAAGATTTAAATATTTTGAAGTAG
- the thiD gene encoding bifunctional hydroxymethylpyrimidine kinase/phosphomethylpyrimidine kinase, whose product MKNVLSIAGSDCSAGAGIQADLKTFVANGVYGMTVITSLTAQNPQKVKMLEDVSIEMLKNQIEAIFDVMKVSAIKIGMINSKENAELIYDTLLKYKAKNIVLDPVMIATSGKSLIKDETKDFLVNKLFKILDIITPNLDETKEIVKIILKNENIGNIDSVEKMQNYGKIIADFTKKWVLVKGGHLSNSAVDILLNSDKTYVLEGKKIPNNKTHGTGCSLSSAIASNLAKGYSMLDSVKKAKNFVLCSIKNSIDFGEIGGTVNQMGEIYKNIDIEKLY is encoded by the coding sequence ATGAAGAATGTGTTATCAATAGCAGGTTCAGATTGCAGTGCAGGAGCAGGAATACAAGCTGATTTAAAAACTTTTGTTGCAAATGGAGTTTATGGAATGACAGTTATTACAAGTTTAACAGCCCAGAATCCACAGAAAGTAAAAATGCTTGAAGATGTTTCAATAGAGATGTTAAAAAATCAAATAGAAGCAATATTTGATGTTATGAAAGTTTCAGCTATAAAAATAGGAATGATAAATAGTAAAGAAAATGCTGAATTGATATATGACACCTTATTGAAATATAAAGCTAAAAATATAGTTCTTGACCCTGTAATGATAGCCACAAGTGGAAAGTCTTTAATAAAAGATGAAACAAAAGATTTTTTAGTAAATAAGTTATTTAAAATTTTGGATATAATAACACCTAATTTAGATGAAACAAAAGAAATAGTAAAAATAATTTTAAAAAATGAAAATATAGGAAATATTGATAGTGTGGAAAAAATGCAAAACTATGGAAAGATAATCGCAGATTTTACTAAGAAATGGGTTCTTGTTAAAGGGGGACATCTTTCAAATAGTGCAGTGGATATTCTTTTAAATAGTGATAAAACATATGTTTTAGAAGGAAAGAAAATTCCTAATAATAAGACCCATGGGACAGGTTGCAGTTTATCTTCAGCTATAGCTTCAAACTTAGCTAAGGGCTATTCTATGTTGGATTCAGTTAAGAAAGCTAAGAACTTTGTACTGTGTTCAATAAAAAACTCAATAGATTTTGGAGAAATAGGTGGAACAGTGAATCAAATGGGAGAAATATATAAAAATATAGATATAGAAAAACTTTATTAA